The following coding sequences are from one Archocentrus centrarchus isolate MPI-CPG fArcCen1 chromosome 4, fArcCen1, whole genome shotgun sequence window:
- the mknk2b gene encoding MAP kinase-interacting serine/threonine-protein kinase 2b isoform X1 produces MVQNKIAEVTGFHRSFKGQNPFEAEDFTKNGSHLIDSSFNFDSSPRHDMPSSQPIDIPDAKKRNKKKKRCRATDSFSGRFEDVYRLQEEVLGEGAYARVQTCINLITNKEYAVKIIEKRPGHSRSRVFREVEMLYQCQGHRNILELVEFFEEEDKFYLVFEKLRGGSILEHIHKRQHFSEQETCLVVQDIASALDFLHNKGMAHRDLKPENILCERADKISPVKICDFDLGSGIKLNSDSSPISTPELLTPCGSAEYMAPEVVEAFSEEATIYDKRCDLWSLGVILYIMLSGYPPFVGRCGGDCGWELGEPCHICQNTLFESIQEGKYEFPEKDWAHISSSAKDLISKLLVRDAKSRLSASQVLQHPWVQGGASDTLPTSILHQRTSSARDLTVFADKAMAVNRQLAEQDGMEEQQQHEVQFFVTATGSSVRLSPPSNSKLARRRQRSSQPKGGPVSAAELRQLLAPLVIVGDCA; encoded by the exons ATGGTGCAAAACAAGATCGCCGAAGTCACTGGATTCCACCGCTCCTTCAAG GGGCAAAATCCCTTTGAAGCAGAGGACTTCACTAAAAATGGATCCCATCTTATTGATTCATCATTTAATTTTGATTCTTCCCCAAGACATG ACATGCCTTCCAGTCAGCCTATTGACATCCCCGATGCCAAGAagagaaacaagaagaaaaagcgTTGCCGGGCAACTGACAGTTTCTCTGGAAGATTTGAGG atgTCTACAGACTGCAGGAAGAGGTGTTAGGAGAGGGCGCTTATGCCAGAGTGCAAACATGCATCAACCTTATCACCAACAAAGAGTATGCTGTAAAG ATCATTGAGAAGAGGCCGGGTCACAGCCGCAGTCGTGTCTTTCGTGAAGTTGAGATGCTCTACCAGTGCCAGGGCCACAG AAACATACTGGAGCTGGTGGAGTTTTTTGAAGAGGAAGACAAATTCTACCTGGTGTTTGAGAAGCTCAGAGGAG GGTCAATCTTGGAACACATTCACAAGAGACAGCACTTCAGTGAGCAGGAAACCTGTCTCGTTGTGCAGGACATCGCTAGCGCTCTAGATTTCCTTCATAACAAGG GAATGGCACATAGAGACCTGAAACCTGAAAACATTCTCTGTGAGAGAGCAGACAAG ATATCCCCGGTCAAGATCTGTGACTTTGACTTAGGCAGTGGAATCAAGTTAAACAGTGACAGCTCACCCATCTCCACCCCTGAGCTCCTCACCCCT TGTGGCTCAGCAGAGTACATGGCACCTGAGGTAGTTGAGGCCTTCAGTGAAGAAGCTACAATTTACGACAAGCGCTGTGACCTGTGGAGCCTTGGAGTCATTCTCTACATCATGCTGAGTGGCTATCCACCATTCGTAGGCCGCTGTGGTGGTGACTGTGGCTGGGAATTGGGGGAACCCTGCCACATCTGCCAG AACACTTTATTTGAGAGTATCCAGGAAGGAAAATACGAGTTTCCAGAAAAAGACTGGGCTCACATCTCCTCAAGTGCCAAAGACCTGATATCCAAACTTCTGGTTCGGGATGCCAAAAGCCGTCTGAGTGCCAGTCAGGTGCTACAGCACCCCTGGGTGCAGGGG ggtgcaTCTGACACCTTGCCAACATCCATCTTACATCAGAG AACCAGCAGTGCCAGGGACCTTACAGTTTTTGCAGATAAAGCCATGGCTGTGAACCGGCAGCTGGCTGAACAGGATGGCatggaagagcagcagcagcacgaaGTCCAGTTTTTTGTTACTGCTACTGGCTCTTCTGTGcgcctctctcctccttccaACTCCAAGCTGGCCAGGCGCAGGCAGCGAAGCAGCCAGCCGAAGGGAGGGCCCGTCTCTGCTGCGGAGCTTCGTCAGCTCTTGGCCCCTCTCGTTATCGTGGGAGACTGTGCCTGA
- the mknk2b gene encoding MAP kinase-interacting serine/threonine-protein kinase 2b isoform X2: MPSSQPIDIPDAKKRNKKKKRCRATDSFSGRFEDVYRLQEEVLGEGAYARVQTCINLITNKEYAVKIIEKRPGHSRSRVFREVEMLYQCQGHRNILELVEFFEEEDKFYLVFEKLRGGSILEHIHKRQHFSEQETCLVVQDIASALDFLHNKGMAHRDLKPENILCERADKISPVKICDFDLGSGIKLNSDSSPISTPELLTPCGSAEYMAPEVVEAFSEEATIYDKRCDLWSLGVILYIMLSGYPPFVGRCGGDCGWELGEPCHICQNTLFESIQEGKYEFPEKDWAHISSSAKDLISKLLVRDAKSRLSASQVLQHPWVQGGASDTLPTSILHQRTSSARDLTVFADKAMAVNRQLAEQDGMEEQQQHEVQFFVTATGSSVRLSPPSNSKLARRRQRSSQPKGGPVSAAELRQLLAPLVIVGDCA, encoded by the exons ATGCCTTCCAGTCAGCCTATTGACATCCCCGATGCCAAGAagagaaacaagaagaaaaagcgTTGCCGGGCAACTGACAGTTTCTCTGGAAGATTTGAGG atgTCTACAGACTGCAGGAAGAGGTGTTAGGAGAGGGCGCTTATGCCAGAGTGCAAACATGCATCAACCTTATCACCAACAAAGAGTATGCTGTAAAG ATCATTGAGAAGAGGCCGGGTCACAGCCGCAGTCGTGTCTTTCGTGAAGTTGAGATGCTCTACCAGTGCCAGGGCCACAG AAACATACTGGAGCTGGTGGAGTTTTTTGAAGAGGAAGACAAATTCTACCTGGTGTTTGAGAAGCTCAGAGGAG GGTCAATCTTGGAACACATTCACAAGAGACAGCACTTCAGTGAGCAGGAAACCTGTCTCGTTGTGCAGGACATCGCTAGCGCTCTAGATTTCCTTCATAACAAGG GAATGGCACATAGAGACCTGAAACCTGAAAACATTCTCTGTGAGAGAGCAGACAAG ATATCCCCGGTCAAGATCTGTGACTTTGACTTAGGCAGTGGAATCAAGTTAAACAGTGACAGCTCACCCATCTCCACCCCTGAGCTCCTCACCCCT TGTGGCTCAGCAGAGTACATGGCACCTGAGGTAGTTGAGGCCTTCAGTGAAGAAGCTACAATTTACGACAAGCGCTGTGACCTGTGGAGCCTTGGAGTCATTCTCTACATCATGCTGAGTGGCTATCCACCATTCGTAGGCCGCTGTGGTGGTGACTGTGGCTGGGAATTGGGGGAACCCTGCCACATCTGCCAG AACACTTTATTTGAGAGTATCCAGGAAGGAAAATACGAGTTTCCAGAAAAAGACTGGGCTCACATCTCCTCAAGTGCCAAAGACCTGATATCCAAACTTCTGGTTCGGGATGCCAAAAGCCGTCTGAGTGCCAGTCAGGTGCTACAGCACCCCTGGGTGCAGGGG ggtgcaTCTGACACCTTGCCAACATCCATCTTACATCAGAG AACCAGCAGTGCCAGGGACCTTACAGTTTTTGCAGATAAAGCCATGGCTGTGAACCGGCAGCTGGCTGAACAGGATGGCatggaagagcagcagcagcacgaaGTCCAGTTTTTTGTTACTGCTACTGGCTCTTCTGTGcgcctctctcctccttccaACTCCAAGCTGGCCAGGCGCAGGCAGCGAAGCAGCCAGCCGAAGGGAGGGCCCGTCTCTGCTGCGGAGCTTCGTCAGCTCTTGGCCCCTCTCGTTATCGTGGGAGACTGTGCCTGA
- the rexo1 gene encoding RNA exonuclease 1 homolog — MLRSTGFFRGIDCPFYAEYSEGQGGRNGCNRPYCHFRHSQHRRPSCGAPADVKKQRDLPSAHKEQGYDPFNPEVVRPQEQQNGKPAVSGDISGALEQVNKAIEEVRSEVEREKRKLSRIGDEPYNPSENASLSSCKTDTSKAAGSHLAYDPGSYQITSGGYNPTPGCSKYTLDSDNQGHNSNSMEYVPTSLKRPSSRTHLHQPPSPPPSPKYSNSTSFSKCKYTVDNSRPSTDMEYDPLSNYSAGIAVKNKRSEGSQPVRTESSKAHKLSGSDFSDEEYVVAAKKPRQQSVDTKKYTFSDSDGESSGAEYRPTSLSNLQQRKASYGSALGAFGKERKENSDSLLNALTQRNKQDSDTQENIKRKDSPEKKKKEAGQTSQEKSSKSEKLHKLEKGVNKSSSSKSSVSSSINNKGSIKSSNQDSAKKENRSHDKKDDRKNTVKVKTSDKVPKESRDEKKSDGKLKTVDKVKIDPSRQEKYAENGARESKKPKTSDKEKEHSKCKDHPHKNGKLDSIKREKDAKKVSKSSSSSSKVSSSNSRDKVKQNIGSSNVKRQSLSLSHADLFGDESPDEAEPMEVDYGDEAEEVLVRKSADALKRACLNKRKASELTPSSSEDEGDRDVDCSRMGRDEVDGIKIDLSGFQDDLDFDSDPMEECLRIFNESKDVKKEDKGRQAKQHSRDSEEEKSTDSTLTTLFPGQKKRVSHFVAKGNTDAPSKTVVRPYKRPTAQEICYQRMQMAQQQAAQLSASVKAAAQTSSPSFSGERKRIAHRPNPQITSSKTSPADAKQATSRVLSPSQTLQSVKAQTTAGILSKTSSTVTQRRVAHTPTLKSSSMRRPVIPIEFGAKVPTNIRQRYLNAFMDECVKFSRSEDDAFHMALDEEKLVYERSSSKNIYLNVAVNTLKKLRSKSSSSPSPASKDPGSVAKRKPQSHEEVLGGRLAATTSFTVNRMGKQQEEKLTGATLYRKMKAYLMTEEQLQEHGYPRPNPDAAGKAIIYNQPEKKAVTDSFSKICCRCGAEYKVNINGSCVRKEECSYHWGRLRRHKVAGGWETNYSCCAAAVGAPGCQMAKQHVQDGRKESVDGYVSTFSKPRPPDGNGGVFALDCEMCYTKQGLELTRVTVIDSEMKVIYDTFVKPESKVVDYNTRFSGVTAEDLESATITLRDVQAVLLSMFSAESILIGHSLESDLLALKLIHSSVVDTAIVFPHRLGLPYKRALKSLMADHLKRIIQDNVEGHDSSEDATACMELMIWKIKEDAKVKR; from the exons ATGTTAAGATCCACCGGCTTCTTCCGAGGGATTGACTGTCCGTTTTACGCGGAGTACAGCGAGGGCCAAGGCGGCAGGAATGGGTGTAACAGACCGTACTGTCACTTCAGGCACAGCCAGCACAGACGGCCGTCCTGCGGAGCACCGGCGGATGTTAAAAAGCAAAGAGACCTTCCCTCCGCACACAAAG aACAAGGTTATGATCCCTTCAATCCTGAAGTAGTGAGACCACAGGAGCAGCAAAATGGCAAGCCTGCTGTCTCGGGAGACATCAGTGGTGCTTTGGAGCAGGTCAACAAGGCAATTGAGGAGGTCCGCAGCGAGGTGGAGCGGGAGAAGAGGAAGCTCTCTCGGATTGGGGACGAACCGTACAATCCCAGTGAGAATGCCAGCTTGTCTTCATGCAAGACTGATACAAGTAAAGCAGCAGGTTCACACTTGGCCTATGATCCTGGGAGTTATCAGATCACATCAGGAGGGTATAATCCCACCCCTGGCTGCAGCAAGTATACCTTGGATTCAGACAATCAGGGGCACAACAGCAACTCTATGGAATATGTTCCTACATCACTGAAAAGGCCTTCATCTCGGACACACTTGCATCAacccccttctcctcctcctagTCCAAAGTATTCAAATAGCACATCCTTCTCTAAGTGCAAATACACTGTGGATAATTCTAGACCATCGACAGACATGGAGTATGACCCACTGTCCAACTACTCAGCTGGAATCGCTGTGAAGAACAAGAGGAGTGAGGGTTCTCAGCCTGTTAGGacagaaagcagcaaagcaCACAAACTGTCAGGGTCTGATTTCTCTGATGAGGAGTATGTTGTAGCTGCGAAAAAGCCACGGCAGCAAAGTGTAGACACAAAAAAGTACACCTTCTCTGACTCTGATGGAGAGAGCTCTGGGGCAGAGTATCGCCCCACCTCACTTAGCAATCTCCAGCAAAGAAAAGCCAGCTACGGATCAGCTCTTGGCGCTTTTGGGAAGGAGCGAAAAGAGAATAGTGACAGTTTGCTAAATGCACTGACGCAGAGGAATAAACAGGACTCAGACACCCaggaaaatattaaaagaaaagacagcccagagaagaagaagaaggaagcagGCCAGACTAGTCAGGAGAAAAGTAGCAAGTCTGAGAAATTACATAAACTTGAAAAGGGAGTAAACAAATCATCCAGCAGTAAGAGTAGTGTTAGCAGCAGCATTAATAACAAAGGGTCGATAAAAAGCTCAAACCAGGATTCAGCAAAAAAGGAGAATAGGAGTCACGACAAGAAAGACGATAGGAAAAACACAGTAAAGGTTAAGACATCAGACAAAGTTCCCAAGGAAAGCAGGGATGAAAAGAAGAGTGATGGCAAATTGAAAACTGTTGACAAAGTTAAAATTGACCCAAGCAGACAAGAGAAATATGCAGAAAATGGTGCAAGGGAAAGCAAGAAACCCAAAACCTCAGACAAAGAAAAGGAACACAGCAAGTGTAAGGACCACCCCCACAAAAATGGTAAGCTTGATAGtatcaaaagagaaaaagatgcaaaaaaagtTAGTAAAAGCAGTTCTAGCAGCAGTAAAGTGAGTTCATCAAACAGTAGAGATAAAGTGAAGCAAAACATCGGCTCTTCAAACGTGAAGAGACAGAGTCTGAGTCTGAGCCACGCTGATCTGTTTGGAGATGAGAGTCCAGATGAGGCTGAGCCAATGGAGGTGGATTATGGCGATGAAGCCGAGGAAGTTCTGGTGAGGAAATCGGCTGACGCCTTAAAGAGGGCTTGTCTGAACAAGAGGAAAGCATCAGAACTGACTCCGTCTTCCTCTGAGGATGAGGGCGACCGTGACGTGGACTGCAGCAGGATGGGTAGGGACGAGGTTGATGGCATCAAAATCGACTTATCTGGTTTCCAGGAtgatctggactttgactcAGATCCCATGGAGGAGTGTTTGAGGATCTTTAATGAATCCAAAGATGTGAAGAAGGAAGACAAGGGAAGGCAGGCTAAGCAG CACTCCAGGGattcagaggaggagaaaagcaCAGACAGCACTTTAACCACTCTCTTCCCTGGTCAAAAGAAGAGAGTGTCCCATTTTGTTGCCAAAGGAAAT ACCGATGCACCTTCTAAGACTGTCGTGCGGCCATATAAGAGACCCACGGCCCAGGAGATCTGCTACCAGCGTATGCAGATGGCTCAGCAGCAAGCCGCTCAGCTTTCTGCTTCAGTCAAAGCAGCCGCACAGACCTCAAGCCCCAGCTTTtctggagagaggaagagaatagCGCACCGTCCTAACCCTCAGATAACATCCTCTAAAACAA GTCCTGCAGATGCTAAACAGGCTACTAGTCGTGTGTTATCTCCAAGTCAGACCCTCCAGAGTGTCAAAGCCCAAACCACAGCTGGTATTTTGTCCAAGACCTCATCTACTGTCACACAGCGGAGGGtggcacacacacccaccctgAAG AGTTCTTCAATGAGGCGCCCTGTCATCCCCATTGAGTTTGGGGCCAAAGTTCCCACCAACATCCGCCAGCGCTACCTCAACGCTTTCATGGACGAATGTGTCAAATTTTCACGATCAGAGGATGACGCCTTCCACATG GCCCTTGATGAGGAGAAGCTGGTGTATGAACGCAGTAGCAGTAAGAACATCTACCTCAATGTCGCTGTCAACACGCTGAAGAAGCTCCGGAGCAAAAGCAGCTCGAGTCCGTCTCCTGCCAGCA AGGACCCGGGGTCAGTAGCTAAAAGGAAGCCACAGTCCCATGAAGAAGTTCTGGGAGGTCGTCTCGCTGCCACAACCAGCTTCACTGTCAACAGGATGGGTAAACAACAGGAGGAGAAACTCACTG GAGCCACACTGTACAGGAAGATGAAAGCGTACCTGATGACAGAGGAGCAGCTCCAGGAGCACGGATACCCGAGGCCGAACCCGGACGCTGCCGGCAAGGCCATCATTTACAACCAGCCAGAGAAAAAGGCCGTCACAGACT CGTTTTCCAAGATATGTTGTCGATGTGGTGCAGAGTATAAGGTCAACATCAACGGCAGCTGCGTGCGGAAGGAGGAATGTAGCTATCACTGGGGACGCTTACGCAGACATAAAG TTGCTGGAGGCTGGGAGACCAACTACAGCTgttgtgctgcagctgtggGTGCTCCAGGTTGCCAAATGGCCAAG CAACACGTCCAGGACGGGCGAAAAGAATCAGTAGATGGCTACGTGTCAACCTTCAGCAAACCTCGGCCTCCAGATGGAAACGGAGGGGTGTTTGCCCTGGACTGTGAGATG TGTTACACAAAGCAGGGTCTGGAACTGACCAGGGTGACGGTCATCGACTCTGAGATGAAAGTTATCTACGACACGTTTGTGAAACCTGAAAGCAAAGTGGTTGACTACAACACACG GTTTTCAGGTGTAACGGCGGAGGATTTGGAGAGCGCCACCATCACCCTGAGAGATGTTCAGGCTGTGCTGCTCTCTATGTTCAGTGCTGAATCCATCCTCATAGGACACAGTCTGGAGAGCGACCTCCTCGCTCTGAAA CTCATCCACAGTTCAGTTGTAGACACGGCCATTGTGTTTCCTCACCGCCTTGGTTTGCCCTACAAGCGTGCCTTGAAGAGCCTGATGGCCGATCACCTCAAACGCATCATCCAGGACAACG